One genomic segment of Kocuria rhizophila DC2201 includes these proteins:
- a CDS encoding prepilin peptidase: MMQPNAAGIGGFVGDHLQQAAFSAQLAAVMCALAVLVLACSGVWLAATDIREHRLPGTVVRPLYPVTALLLGAAALLAHDSDRLWWMLWGLVIMGGLFLVLRLLHPAGMGLGDVRLAGVLGILTGFSSVTHTVLALAATFVLAGLFCAVLLLARAADARSRIPLGPFMIVGSLGVVAFA; encoded by the coding sequence ATGATGCAGCCCAACGCGGCGGGCATCGGGGGGTTCGTGGGGGATCACCTGCAGCAGGCGGCATTCAGCGCGCAGCTCGCGGCGGTGATGTGCGCGCTGGCCGTTCTGGTGCTCGCGTGCTCCGGAGTGTGGCTCGCCGCCACCGACATCCGGGAGCACCGCCTGCCCGGAACCGTGGTCCGCCCGCTCTACCCGGTGACCGCGCTGCTGCTCGGTGCTGCCGCGCTGCTCGCCCACGACTCCGACCGGCTGTGGTGGATGCTGTGGGGGCTGGTGATCATGGGCGGGCTGTTCCTCGTGCTGCGGCTGCTGCACCCGGCGGGCATGGGACTCGGGGACGTGCGCCTCGCCGGTGTGCTCGGGATTCTCACAGGGTTCTCCTCCGTGACGCACACGGTGCTGGCCCTGGCCGCCACGTTCGTGCTGGCCGGCCTGTTCTGCGCGGTGCTGCTGCTGGCTCGCGCCGCGGACGCAAGGAGCCGGATCCCCCTGGGGCCCTTCATGATCGTGGGAAGCTTGGGTGTCGTGGCATTCGCCTGA
- a CDS encoding PhoH family protein yields MSTETPVALVRCTTEAPGTSPTDAEPASSAPAHPATEPGQPGEAAAGAPGAERTGTGERTGGAASSSGHGAATGAGTSVRSYVVDTSVLLSDPRALLRFAEHTVVVPLVVVTELEAKRHDPDLGYFARAALRLLDELRVTHGGLDRPLQLPGGGSLTVELNHVADTVLPQSFRLKDNDSRILSVAANLAQEGHDVCVVSKDLPMRVKASALGLAADEYRAEWLGGDDEYTGVAQLDVPDGVVSELYLDGRAEVPGARELPVNTGLVVRSTAGSALARVQRDGAARLVAADKDVFGVQGRSAEQRLAIDLLLDPSVGIVSLGGRAGTGKSALALCAGLDAVLERREHRRIMVFRPLYAVGGQDLGYLPGTEEEKMNPWGQAVFDTLSAVVSPAVVDDVVARGMLEVLPLTHIRGRSLHDAWVIVDEAQSLERNVLLTALSRIGQNSKVVLTHDVAQRDNLRVGRHDGIMAVVEALKGQPLFGHVTLTRSERSPIAALVTDVLERHAV; encoded by the coding sequence ATGAGCACCGAGACCCCCGTGGCACTCGTCCGCTGCACCACCGAGGCACCGGGCACGAGCCCCACCGACGCGGAGCCCGCGTCCTCCGCACCGGCGCACCCCGCCACGGAGCCCGGGCAGCCGGGGGAGGCAGCCGCGGGTGCGCCGGGAGCAGAGCGGACGGGGACGGGCGAGCGCACCGGCGGTGCAGCGTCGTCGTCGGGTCACGGTGCCGCGACGGGCGCCGGGACGAGCGTGCGCAGCTACGTGGTCGACACCTCCGTGCTGCTCTCGGACCCCCGCGCGCTGCTGCGCTTCGCCGAGCACACGGTGGTGGTGCCCCTGGTGGTGGTCACCGAGCTGGAGGCCAAGCGCCACGACCCAGACCTCGGGTACTTCGCCCGCGCGGCCCTGCGACTGCTGGACGAGCTGCGGGTGACCCACGGCGGGCTGGACCGCCCCCTCCAGCTGCCGGGCGGCGGGAGCCTCACGGTGGAGCTGAACCACGTGGCAGACACCGTGCTGCCCCAGAGCTTCCGGCTCAAGGACAACGACTCACGCATCCTCTCCGTGGCCGCGAACCTCGCGCAGGAGGGCCACGACGTGTGCGTGGTCTCCAAGGACCTCCCGATGCGCGTCAAGGCCTCGGCCCTGGGACTCGCCGCGGACGAGTACCGCGCCGAGTGGCTGGGCGGTGACGACGAGTACACGGGCGTGGCCCAGCTGGACGTGCCCGACGGCGTCGTCTCCGAGCTCTACCTGGACGGGCGCGCCGAGGTGCCCGGGGCCCGGGAGCTGCCCGTGAACACGGGGCTCGTGGTGCGCTCCACGGCCGGCAGCGCGCTCGCGCGCGTGCAGCGGGACGGTGCGGCACGCCTCGTGGCCGCGGACAAGGACGTGTTCGGGGTGCAGGGCCGCTCGGCCGAGCAGCGCCTGGCGATCGACCTGCTGCTGGACCCCTCCGTGGGCATCGTGTCCCTGGGTGGACGCGCGGGAACGGGCAAGTCCGCGCTCGCGCTGTGCGCCGGGCTCGACGCCGTTCTGGAACGCCGTGAGCACCGCCGGATCATGGTGTTCCGCCCCCTCTACGCGGTGGGCGGCCAGGACCTCGGCTACCTGCCCGGCACCGAGGAGGAGAAGATGAACCCGTGGGGCCAGGCGGTCTTCGACACCCTCTCCGCCGTGGTCTCACCTGCGGTCGTGGACGACGTCGTGGCGCGCGGGATGCTCGAGGTGCTGCCCCTGACGCACATCCGCGGACGCTCGCTGCACGACGCGTGGGTGATCGTGGACGAGGCCCAGTCCCTCGAGCGCAACGTGCTGCTCACGGCGCTGTCCCGGATCGGGCAGAACTCCAAGGTGGTGCTCACCCACGACGTCGCCCAGCGGGACAACCTGCGGGTGGGCCGCCACGACGGCATCATGGCGGTGGTCGAGGCGCTCAAGGGCCAGCCGCTGTTCGGCCACGTGACCCTCACCCGCTCGGAGCGCTCGCCCATCGCCGCGCTCGTCACGGACGTCCTGGAGCGCCACGCCGTGTGA